TGGAATTACAGGAAGAGTCAGTTAGTTCCATTTTGGAACATACTGCCGATGACGGTAAAACCTACAAGACCAAGTTTTATAATCTCGATGCCATTATTGCCGTGGGATATCGTGTCAACTCCAAGAAGGCCACCCACTTTCGGATATGGGCAACGCAAATCCTCAAAGAGTATATCATCAAAGGATTTGCCATGAATGATGAGCGACTGAAAGATCCGAGGCAAATTTTTGGTAAAGACTATTTTGAAGAGCAACTTGCCAGAATTCGTGATATTCGCTCCAGCGAGCGGCGATTTTATCAGAAGATCACTGACATTTATGCCCAATGCAGTGCCGACTATGATCCAAACGAGGAAATCACAAAACAATTTTTCGCTACCGTACAAAATAAATTGCACTTCGCCATCACCGGCCAAACAGCGGCGGAGATTATTCATTCACGCGCGGACAGCGAAAAGTCTAATATGGGCCTGACCACATGGAAGAATGCTTCCAAGGGTCCAATCCGAAAAACAGATGTGGGCATCGCCAAGAATTATTTGAATGAAAAAGAACTGGATCACCTCAACCATATTGTCACGATGTATCTGGATTTTGCAGAGTTACAAGCAAATGCCGGACGGGTTAT
This genomic window from Deltaproteobacteria bacterium contains:
- a CDS encoding virulence RhuM family protein translates to MSQTRYTKTRPANNSFTEFMLYKTPDGQVKVEIYLRDENIWLTQGKIAQLFSVQRPAITKHLKNIFESMELQEESVSSILEHTADDGKTYKTKFYNLDAIIAVGYRVNSKKATHFRIWATQILKEYIIKGFAMNDERLKDPRQIFGKDYFEEQLARIRDIRSSERRFYQKITDIYAQCSADYDPNEEITKQFFATVQNKLHFAITGQTAAEIIHSRADSEKSNMGLTTWKNASKGPIRKTDVGIAKNYLNEKELDHLNHIVTMYLDFAELQANAGRVMVMQDWVKKLDAFLQFNEREILKNSGKVSHEVASALAEREFEKFSRVQ